A stretch of DNA from Flavobacteriaceae bacterium MAR_2009_75:
CAGTAACCAAGCTGCCAACTTACTGACCACTTTGAACCAGCGAATTGTGAATATGATCAAAATAAGCAGAGACACAATTATAATAAGTGCTAAGAAAAGTTCCTTTAATCCGAAGAAAACAATACTCCACATAGCATTCAGTAACAATTGAAAACAAAAATGGTAAAGGGCCGTTTTTACCCATAGATGGTAGAACCCTTTGTTCCAGACGATTCCTGCAGCAACGCCCATGCTTATGTAAAGTAGCGTCCATACAGGCGCGAAGAGCCAATTCGCAGGGGTGAAATTGGGCTTGTTGAGAGTAACATACCAATCATTGACCGAGCTTTGAGTGACAAAACTCGATAACAGGGCGATAATCAAACAAATACCTACCGCATATGCGATATGTAGAAATTTATTTTTCAATGTAATGGCTAATTGCGTTCTAAATTAATGATTTATTCGGTTGGCTTTCTTAGAACGTCCTAAAAACTATCTTTGCAAAAATTAATTCAAATGACCGAGGTAGAATTTGTTCCTTCATCGTATGCCAATGACGTAGATTCCGGAAAAGTAACTTGGCAGTCACCCAGTAATATTGCCTTGGTCAAATACTGGGGTAAAAAAGAGAACCAGATACCGGCCAACCCATCCATCAGTTTCACCTTAAGCAATTGTGCTACTACCACTACGGTTTCCTATAAAAAATTGGAGGTACCGTCTTCTGGTTTTTCATTCGATTTT
This window harbors:
- a CDS encoding TspO/MBR related protein (manually curated); the encoded protein is MKNKFLHIAYAVGICLIIALLSSFVTQSSVNDWYVTLNKPNFTPANWLFAPVWTLLYISMGVAAGIVWNKGFYHLWVKTALYHFCFQLLLNAMWSIVFFGLKELFLALIIIVSLLILIIFTIRWFKVVSKLAAWLLVPYFLWICFATVLTYQIWALN